One stretch of Saccharomonospora xinjiangensis XJ-54 DNA includes these proteins:
- a CDS encoding Nramp family divalent metal transporter, translating to MPNDMRYDDVADRVPLGRRERLRHLGPGIMAAATGVGAGDLVATMVAGSRYGYTLLWAVVLGTVFKLALGEAVGRWHLASGSTLLAGWRTLGRWVLVYFGAYAVVWGFVYGATAMSASGLPLNALLPEVPVRYWAMICGVLGFVLVWFGRYAVIEKIMTVLVGIMFVTVVGTAVLVSPNLLDAGEGLVPTLPDGSLVYVLGLIGGVGGTITMAAYGYWTIAKGWHSPRWLSMMRLDNAVGYITTGVFVVAMLVIGSELLLDQEIVTGDEGLLFLGDRLAQDYGQWARIPFLIGFFSVSFTSLIGVWNGVSLLFADWWRTWRLPAHRKDSKDSKDTVGAERVADADLDDYERKAGERSPVFRGYLVWLTFPPMALLFLDRPFQLTVAYGALGALFMPFLAGTLLVLLNSRRVVPEGRSRWVSNTLLAVCLALFAYLAVDQLIGLFE from the coding sequence ATGCCGAACGACATGCGCTACGACGACGTGGCCGACCGCGTGCCACTCGGCCGGCGAGAACGCCTTCGCCACCTGGGGCCGGGCATCATGGCAGCCGCGACAGGTGTGGGCGCGGGCGATCTCGTCGCCACGATGGTGGCGGGCTCCCGCTACGGCTACACGTTGCTGTGGGCCGTCGTCCTCGGCACCGTCTTCAAGCTGGCGCTCGGCGAGGCCGTCGGCCGCTGGCACCTCGCCTCCGGCAGCACACTGCTCGCCGGCTGGCGCACCCTCGGCAGGTGGGTGCTCGTGTACTTCGGCGCCTACGCCGTCGTGTGGGGTTTCGTCTACGGCGCGACGGCGATGTCGGCCTCCGGTCTCCCCTTGAACGCCTTGCTGCCGGAAGTGCCGGTGCGGTACTGGGCGATGATCTGCGGGGTGCTGGGCTTCGTGCTCGTGTGGTTCGGTCGCTACGCCGTCATCGAGAAGATCATGACGGTGCTGGTCGGCATCATGTTCGTCACGGTGGTGGGCACGGCCGTGCTGGTCTCGCCCAACCTTCTCGACGCAGGCGAGGGCCTGGTACCAACGCTGCCCGACGGCTCACTCGTGTACGTACTCGGCCTGATCGGCGGCGTCGGCGGGACCATCACCATGGCCGCGTACGGCTACTGGACCATCGCCAAGGGCTGGCACTCGCCGCGCTGGCTGTCCATGATGCGGCTCGACAACGCCGTCGGCTACATCACCACCGGCGTTTTCGTCGTCGCCATGCTGGTGATCGGCTCGGAACTGCTGCTCGACCAGGAGATCGTCACCGGTGACGAGGGTCTGCTCTTCCTCGGCGACAGACTCGCGCAGGACTACGGCCAGTGGGCGCGCATCCCGTTTCTGATCGGGTTCTTCTCCGTGTCGTTCACCTCGCTCATCGGGGTGTGGAACGGCGTGAGCCTCCTGTTCGCCGACTGGTGGCGCACCTGGCGGCTCCCCGCGCACCGCAAGGACAGTAAGGACAGTAAGGACACCGTAGGCGCCGAGCGAGTTGCCGATGCTGATCTCGACGACTACGAACGCAAGGCGGGTGAGCGTAGCCCGGTTTTCCGCGGCTACCTCGTCTGGTTGACGTTTCCCCCGATGGCGCTGCTGTTCCTCGATCGGCCGTTCCAGCTGACCGTCGCCTACGGTGCCCTCGGCGCGCTGTTCATGCCCTTCCTTGCCGGAACGCTGCTGGTGCTGCTGAACTCACGCCGGGTCGTGCCGGAGGGAAGGTCCCGATGGGTGTCGAACACGCTGCTCGCCGTCTGCCTCGCACTGTTCGCCTACCTCGCCGTTGACCAGCTCATCGGCCTTTTCGAGTGA
- a CDS encoding septum formation family protein: protein MSRQGLVLAGATLLVAVTVASCVTEVDGTAQPPANHAVAGNTDAASAAPSTGSTGATGSTGSERSGSQGAAEVADPGECVRGGDPAPIDCDEPHTVEITASGTFGGAMAEKPPARDEVFSAVFPSCRQEAAAYLGSDDYDLTTLSAWLLWAGEDAWARGERWYRCGVAELDKANEAKQRTGSVRNALRGDGVHTYRLCSFTAPSEEPPAPTPCDRPHRGEAVAVVPMGKHTDPLPSEEEFDAAAVEACEKAVTTYLGGAREDVAAAWRWPDEVAWKRGFTNLTCYAQTEAPVTASLRGVKESPLPR, encoded by the coding sequence ATGTCCAGACAGGGGTTAGTGCTGGCCGGTGCCACGCTGCTGGTCGCCGTGACGGTGGCATCGTGTGTCACCGAGGTCGATGGCACGGCTCAGCCTCCGGCCAATCACGCGGTGGCCGGAAACACCGATGCCGCTTCCGCCGCGCCGTCCACGGGATCCACCGGGGCCACGGGATCTACTGGGTCCGAGCGTTCCGGCTCGCAGGGAGCTGCCGAGGTGGCCGATCCAGGAGAATGCGTCAGGGGTGGTGATCCGGCCCCCATCGACTGCGACGAACCGCACACGGTGGAGATCACCGCCTCCGGCACCTTCGGTGGCGCGATGGCCGAGAAGCCGCCTGCCCGCGACGAGGTCTTCTCGGCCGTCTTCCCTTCCTGCCGTCAGGAGGCGGCGGCCTACCTCGGTAGCGACGACTACGATCTCACCACGCTGTCGGCCTGGTTGCTGTGGGCTGGAGAGGATGCCTGGGCAAGGGGCGAACGCTGGTACCGCTGCGGCGTCGCGGAACTGGACAAGGCCAACGAGGCGAAGCAGCGCACCGGCTCCGTCCGCAACGCACTGCGCGGCGACGGCGTGCACACCTACCGCCTCTGCTCGTTCACAGCACCGTCGGAAGAGCCGCCTGCGCCGACGCCCTGCGACCGGCCGCACCGCGGAGAGGCGGTGGCGGTGGTGCCGATGGGCAAGCACACCGATCCGCTTCCGAGCGAGGAGGAGTTCGACGCGGCCGCCGTCGAGGCGTGTGAAAAGGCCGTGACCACCTACCTCGGTGGCGCACGCGAGGACGTCGCGGCGGCGTGGCGGTGGCCCGACGAGGTCGCGTGGAAGCGCGGTTTCACCAACCTGACCTGCTACGCCCAGACCGAGGCGCCCGTCACCGCGTCCCTGCGCGGGGTGAAGGAAAGCCCACTTCCCCGATAG
- a CDS encoding glycerophosphodiester phosphodiesterase encodes MIRRKLAVLVAALATTFAGGLAVPAAAQPEPGGPHHFDIQAHRGGLGLTVEGTLAAFSRAMELGVTTLELDIQITRDGRDVVTHDRKISAAKCQDTKPAWPGDPQFPYVGSYIKDLTFAQVRTLDCGSLGLPSRPGQELSPGATMPTLAEVFDLARKHHAHLIRFNIETKVEAAAPHETAPREQFVDRVIQEVARSGFARNVTIQSFDWGALMQVRQKAPWLPVVALTQPEFLQVGKPGKSPWLGGLDIDDFGGSPVEAVSSFGASALSPVHGNPQGGAVGDDNYVPFTTKELVAEAHAAGIKVVPWTVNDEATMHKLIDDGVDGIITDYPDRLRKVAAERGFKLPKTYPLRGRHG; translated from the coding sequence ATGATTCGACGCAAACTGGCAGTGCTCGTGGCTGCCCTCGCGACCACATTCGCCGGTGGGCTGGCCGTGCCTGCCGCCGCCCAGCCTGAGCCGGGTGGACCGCACCACTTCGACATCCAGGCTCATCGCGGTGGCCTCGGGCTCACGGTGGAGGGCACGCTCGCGGCGTTCTCCCGCGCGATGGAGCTGGGTGTCACCACTCTGGAACTCGACATCCAGATCACCCGCGACGGCAGGGACGTCGTCACGCACGACCGCAAGATCAGCGCGGCGAAGTGCCAGGACACGAAGCCGGCGTGGCCTGGCGACCCGCAGTTCCCCTACGTGGGCTCCTACATCAAGGACCTCACGTTCGCCCAGGTGCGCACGCTCGACTGTGGTTCGCTGGGACTGCCGAGCCGTCCGGGGCAGGAACTCTCCCCCGGCGCCACGATGCCGACGCTGGCCGAGGTGTTCGACCTGGCTCGCAAGCACCATGCCCACCTGATCCGGTTCAACATCGAGACGAAGGTGGAGGCCGCGGCTCCGCATGAGACAGCGCCGCGTGAGCAGTTCGTTGACAGGGTGATCCAGGAAGTCGCCCGCTCGGGTTTCGCGCGTAACGTGACGATCCAGAGCTTCGACTGGGGCGCGTTGATGCAGGTCAGGCAGAAGGCTCCGTGGCTTCCCGTCGTGGCGCTGACCCAGCCGGAGTTCCTCCAGGTCGGCAAGCCTGGCAAGTCGCCGTGGCTCGGCGGTCTCGACATCGACGACTTCGGCGGCAGCCCCGTCGAGGCGGTGTCGTCGTTCGGCGCTTCCGCGCTGTCCCCGGTTCACGGCAACCCGCAGGGCGGTGCCGTGGGCGACGACAACTACGTGCCGTTCACCACGAAGGAACTCGTCGCCGAGGCCCACGCTGCCGGGATCAAGGTCGTGCCGTGGACGGTGAACGACGAGGCCACGATGCACAAGCTCATCGACGACGGGGTGGACGGGATCATCACCGACTACCCGGACCGCCTGCGGAAGGTCGCGGCGGAACGTGGCTTCAAGCTGCCGAAGACGTATCCATTGCGGGGCCGCCACGGGTGA
- a CDS encoding DoxX family protein, protein MILRRVARPLLASIFIMGGVNALRQKEGHAEVAKPFLDKAADKTIRRKAGESPESLPGDPVTMVQVDAAVKIAGGTLLALGVLPRVASAMLLSSLVPTTFAVHAFWEEKDPEQRQQQLIEFLKNAGLAGGLLLGVADTGGKPSLGWRARHAADEASHHVQGAAGVVQRKAGVAATKSSMAAEKAAAKAAKAGGKAGKKAGKAGKTAGMVAGGAKGKTKAAKAASLPASAALLKTAKTAGPVLAGKGGKRMRRRVPSITH, encoded by the coding sequence ATGATTCTCCGTCGGGTGGCGCGCCCACTCCTCGCCTCGATCTTCATCATGGGCGGCGTCAACGCGCTGCGGCAGAAGGAGGGCCACGCCGAGGTCGCGAAGCCCTTCCTCGACAAGGCCGCGGACAAGACCATCAGGCGCAAGGCGGGGGAGTCCCCGGAGTCGCTCCCCGGTGACCCTGTGACGATGGTCCAGGTGGACGCGGCTGTGAAGATCGCCGGGGGCACCCTGCTCGCGCTCGGGGTGCTGCCGAGGGTGGCATCGGCGATGCTGCTGTCGAGCCTCGTGCCCACCACGTTCGCGGTACATGCCTTCTGGGAGGAGAAGGACCCGGAGCAGCGGCAACAGCAGCTCATCGAGTTCCTGAAGAACGCGGGTCTCGCGGGTGGTCTCCTGCTCGGTGTTGCGGACACGGGCGGCAAGCCTTCGCTCGGGTGGCGTGCGCGCCACGCGGCGGACGAGGCGAGCCACCATGTGCAGGGCGCGGCCGGAGTCGTGCAGCGCAAGGCGGGTGTGGCCGCGACGAAGTCGAGCATGGCCGCGGAGAAGGCGGCTGCCAAGGCTGCCAAGGCCGGCGGTAAGGCGGGTAAGAAGGCAGGCAAGGCAGGTAAGACCGCGGGAATGGTCGCGGGTGGTGCGAAGGGGAAGACCAAGGCGGCGAAGGCTGCGAGCCTGCCCGCGTCGGCGGCGTTGCTGAAGACGGCGAAGACGGCGGGGCCTGTGCTGGCGGGTAAAGGGGGCAAGCGTATGCGTCGGCGCGTGCCGTCGATCACGCACTGA
- a CDS encoding ABC transporter permease, which yields MNASKIVSDSAVITWRNVMNVRRNPDWLLGATAFPIMFVLLFAYVFGDAIGGPGGGSGEYREFLIAGIFAQTVAFNSSYTVIGFANDLQKGIIDRFRSLPMSRLAVLVGRTTADQVLSIVVLVVMTACGLLIGWRVRSGVFDAALGYLMILLFAFALSWVGAYIGLVARSVEVANSAGLIWMFPLTFISSAFVPQESLPGVLGSIADWNPFTAAVNATRQLFGNPSPAGWPEPSGWPAENAALYAILSCIVIVAIFAPLATARYSKAST from the coding sequence GTGAACGCCTCCAAAATCGTCTCAGACTCGGCCGTCATCACCTGGCGCAACGTGATGAACGTGCGGCGCAACCCGGACTGGCTGCTCGGCGCCACCGCGTTCCCCATCATGTTCGTGTTGCTCTTCGCCTACGTCTTCGGCGACGCCATCGGCGGCCCCGGCGGCGGAAGCGGCGAGTACCGCGAGTTCCTCATCGCCGGGATCTTCGCGCAGACGGTCGCGTTCAACTCGTCCTACACCGTCATCGGTTTCGCCAACGATCTCCAGAAGGGGATCATCGACCGGTTCCGGTCGCTGCCCATGTCACGGCTGGCCGTCCTGGTCGGGCGCACCACCGCCGACCAGGTGCTGAGCATCGTGGTTCTCGTCGTGATGACCGCGTGCGGGCTGCTCATCGGCTGGCGCGTCCGCAGCGGGGTGTTCGACGCCGCACTCGGCTACCTCATGATCTTGCTGTTCGCCTTCGCGCTTTCCTGGGTCGGCGCGTACATCGGCCTCGTCGCGCGCAGCGTCGAGGTGGCCAACAGCGCGGGCCTGATCTGGATGTTCCCCCTGACGTTCATCTCCTCGGCCTTCGTGCCGCAGGAGAGCCTGCCCGGTGTTCTCGGCTCCATCGCCGACTGGAACCCCTTCACAGCGGCCGTCAACGCCACGCGCCAACTGTTCGGCAACCCGAGCCCGGCAGGCTGGCCGGAACCATCCGGCTGGCCCGCCGAGAACGCCGCCCTCTACGCGATTCTCAGTTGCATCGTCATCGTGGCGATCTTCGCGCCGCTGGCCACAGCCCGGTACAGCAAGGCATCGACATAA
- a CDS encoding daunorubicin resistance protein DrrA family ABC transporter ATP-binding protein, translating to MPHMDGDIAVRARGLVKTYGPTRALDGVDLDIPTGQVLGLLGPNGAGKTTTVRILTTLLRPDAGEATVAGHDVLTEPDAVRQAIGLSGQYAAIDENLTGAENLYLIGRLYGLPKRKAKERSRELLDRFQLSDAADRPAKGYSGGMRRRLDLAGALVAEPRVVVLDEPTTGLDPRGRFGMWEVIEQLVATGATVLLTTQYLEEADRLADSIVVIDRGKVIARGTAAELKGRIGGERLELVVADRTDIESAAQVLKQVGTSEPIVDTHAGSLSVFVDSGASALVEALRRLDSRNVAIGDVALLRPTLDDVFLSLTGHATEEGTPS from the coding sequence ATGCCCCACATGGACGGCGACATCGCTGTCCGCGCTCGCGGCCTCGTGAAGACCTACGGCCCCACACGGGCGTTGGACGGTGTGGATCTCGACATCCCCACAGGACAGGTGCTCGGTCTGCTCGGCCCCAACGGCGCGGGCAAGACCACCACCGTTCGCATACTGACCACCCTGCTCAGGCCGGACGCGGGAGAGGCGACGGTCGCGGGCCACGACGTGCTCACCGAACCCGACGCCGTGCGGCAGGCCATCGGACTGTCGGGCCAGTACGCGGCCATCGACGAAAACCTCACCGGAGCGGAGAACCTCTACCTCATCGGCAGGTTGTACGGCCTGCCGAAACGAAAGGCCAAGGAACGCTCGCGGGAACTGCTCGACCGGTTCCAGCTCTCCGACGCGGCGGACCGTCCCGCCAAGGGCTACTCGGGCGGCATGCGAAGGCGGCTCGACCTCGCGGGCGCACTCGTGGCGGAGCCGAGGGTCGTGGTGCTCGACGAGCCGACCACGGGGCTCGACCCCCGGGGCAGATTCGGGATGTGGGAGGTCATCGAGCAGCTCGTCGCCACCGGCGCGACCGTGCTGCTCACCACGCAATACCTGGAGGAGGCCGACCGGCTGGCCGATTCGATCGTGGTCATCGACAGGGGCAAGGTGATCGCGCGCGGCACGGCGGCCGAACTCAAGGGCCGGATCGGCGGCGAACGCCTGGAACTCGTGGTCGCCGACCGCACCGACATCGAATCGGCCGCCCAGGTCCTCAAGCAGGTCGGCACCAGCGAACCGATCGTCGATACCCACGCAGGCAGCCTGTCGGTCTTCGTCGATAGCGGGGCATCCGCACTGGTGGAGGCACTGCGCAGGCTCGACTCGCGCAACGTCGCGATCGGTGATGTCGCGCTCCTCCGGCCCACCCTCGACGACGTCTTCCTCTCGCTGACCGGACACGCCACCGAGGAGGGCACACCGTCGTGA
- a CDS encoding acetyl-CoA C-acetyltransferase, translated as MSQAQKPGRTRSSRNKATPASSSKASSTGAPAIRRVAIVGANRIPFARSNGPYADASNQDMLTAALDGLVSRFSLQNERIGEFAAGAVLKHSRDFNLAREVVLGSALAPTTPAYDLQMACGTGLQAIVNVANKIALGQLDSAIAGGVDTTSDAPLAVNDTLRRLLVKLNVAKSAGERVKLLAKFRPGHLVPEIPRNAEARTGLSMGEHAAITAKAWGITRQEQDELAATSHRRLAAAYERGFFDDLLTSYLGLTRDQNLRPDSSPEKLAKLNPVFGGRDGTMTAGNSTPLSDGASVVLLATEEWARERNLPVLAYLTASQTAAVDYVHGDEGLLMAPAYAVPRMLDKAGLTLADFDFYEIHEAFASQVLATLKAWEDPEFAKERLGRDEPLGSIDRAKLNVNGSSLAAGHPFAATGGRIVGTLAKLLSEKGSGRGLISICAAGGQGVTAILER; from the coding sequence ATGAGCCAAGCGCAGAAGCCCGGCCGGACGCGATCGAGCCGCAACAAGGCGACACCTGCGTCGTCCTCGAAGGCATCTTCGACGGGAGCCCCGGCGATCCGCAGGGTCGCGATCGTCGGCGCGAACCGCATCCCCTTCGCGAGGTCCAACGGCCCTTACGCTGATGCCTCCAACCAGGACATGCTCACCGCGGCACTCGACGGCCTGGTCAGCCGGTTCTCGTTGCAGAACGAACGCATCGGCGAATTCGCGGCAGGCGCGGTGCTGAAGCACTCCAGGGATTTCAACCTCGCCCGCGAAGTGGTGCTGGGCAGCGCGCTCGCACCCACCACGCCCGCGTACGACCTGCAAATGGCCTGCGGTACGGGACTCCAGGCCATCGTGAACGTCGCCAACAAGATCGCGCTGGGGCAGCTCGACTCCGCCATCGCGGGTGGCGTTGACACGACGAGCGACGCGCCGCTGGCCGTCAACGACACGCTCCGCAGACTGCTTGTGAAACTGAACGTGGCGAAGTCGGCAGGCGAGCGAGTGAAACTGCTCGCCAAGTTCCGTCCAGGCCACCTCGTACCCGAGATCCCGCGCAATGCCGAGGCACGCACGGGGCTCTCGATGGGCGAGCACGCCGCGATCACCGCGAAAGCCTGGGGCATCACGAGGCAGGAGCAGGACGAGCTGGCCGCCACCAGTCACCGGCGGCTCGCGGCCGCGTACGAGCGCGGGTTCTTCGACGACCTGCTCACCTCGTATCTCGGGCTCACCCGCGACCAGAACCTGCGGCCCGACTCGTCGCCGGAGAAGCTGGCCAAGCTCAACCCGGTGTTCGGCGGTCGCGACGGCACGATGACGGCGGGCAACTCGACGCCGCTGTCCGACGGCGCGTCGGTGGTGCTGCTCGCCACAGAGGAATGGGCGAGGGAACGCAACCTCCCCGTGCTGGCGTATCTGACGGCTTCCCAGACCGCCGCCGTTGACTACGTGCACGGCGACGAGGGCCTGCTGATGGCACCCGCGTACGCGGTACCGCGCATGCTCGACAAGGCGGGCCTCACGCTGGCCGACTTCGACTTCTACGAGATCCACGAGGCGTTCGCCTCGCAGGTGCTCGCCACACTCAAGGCGTGGGAGGACCCGGAATTCGCCAAGGAGAGGCTCGGCCGCGATGAGCCGCTCGGCTCGATCGACAGGGCGAAACTCAACGTCAACGGCTCCTCGCTGGCCGCAGGGCATCCGTTCGCGGCGACCGGTGGCCGGATCGTCGGCACGCTCGCGAAACTGCTGTCCGAAAAGGGTTCCGGCCGCGGACTGATCTCCATCTGCGCCGCGGGCGGCCAGGGCGTCACCGCGATCCTGGAGAGGTGA
- a CDS encoding 3-oxoacyl-ACP reductase, producing the protein MADKYQQFTTTPLGKFVTAKLGLPTPPVLRRYRPGQPPLDGPALVGAAPGGRLEKALTAQLTSADIDVVRAPADDTRYGALVFDATGIIDPAQLRELYDFFHSMIRDIAPSGRVVVLGTPPELAEGRERIAQRALEGFTRTMGKELKRGATSQLVYVADGAEDAAESTMRFLLSAKSAFVDGQVIRVGAAGTKTAQPPADWAQPLHGKVALVTGASRGIGAAIAEVLARDGAHVVALDIPAQGGDLSAVANRVRGTALQLDITAPDAPQRLADHLTQRHGGVDIVVHNAGITRDKTLAKMSEAAWDAVLTVNLAAQLAVNDALLAGGVLRENGRIIGVSSIAGIAGNVGQANYAASKAGVIGMIDEAAPRMAERGGTINAVAPGFIETQMTAKVPLMIREFGRRLSSLAQGGLPVDVAETIAWFANPASSAVNGNVVRVCGQGFLGA; encoded by the coding sequence ATGGCTGACAAGTACCAGCAGTTCACCACGACACCCCTCGGCAAATTCGTCACGGCGAAGCTGGGCCTGCCCACACCGCCCGTGCTCCGGCGCTACCGGCCGGGCCAGCCGCCACTCGATGGTCCCGCACTTGTCGGCGCGGCGCCGGGCGGCAGGCTGGAGAAGGCGCTCACGGCACAGCTCACCTCGGCGGACATCGACGTCGTGCGCGCCCCTGCCGACGACACGCGGTACGGCGCCCTCGTCTTCGACGCCACCGGAATCATCGATCCGGCCCAGCTGCGTGAGCTGTACGACTTCTTCCATTCGATGATCCGCGACATCGCCCCGTCCGGCAGGGTGGTCGTGCTCGGCACCCCGCCCGAACTCGCCGAAGGGCGGGAGCGCATCGCGCAGAGGGCGCTCGAAGGCTTCACGCGCACGATGGGCAAGGAGCTCAAGCGCGGTGCCACCTCCCAGCTCGTCTACGTCGCCGACGGCGCGGAGGACGCCGCGGAGTCCACCATGCGATTCCTGCTGTCGGCGAAGTCGGCGTTCGTCGATGGCCAGGTGATCAGGGTCGGCGCGGCCGGTACGAAGACCGCGCAGCCGCCAGCCGATTGGGCCCAACCGCTCCACGGCAAGGTCGCTCTGGTCACGGGCGCCTCACGCGGTATCGGCGCGGCCATCGCCGAGGTACTGGCCCGCGACGGTGCTCACGTCGTCGCGCTCGACATTCCCGCGCAGGGCGGCGACCTCTCCGCCGTGGCCAACCGCGTGCGCGGGACGGCACTGCAACTCGACATCACGGCGCCCGACGCGCCGCAGCGGCTTGCCGATCACCTCACGCAACGGCACGGCGGAGTGGACATCGTCGTGCACAACGCGGGCATCACCCGCGACAAGACGCTGGCGAAGATGTCGGAGGCCGCCTGGGACGCGGTGCTCACCGTGAACCTCGCGGCCCAGCTCGCCGTCAACGACGCGCTGCTCGCAGGTGGCGTGCTCAGGGAGAACGGCCGGATCATCGGCGTGTCGTCCATCGCGGGTATCGCGGGCAACGTCGGGCAGGCCAACTACGCGGCGAGCAAGGCGGGCGTCATCGGCATGATCGACGAGGCCGCACCGCGCATGGCCGAACGCGGCGGCACGATCAACGCCGTCGCGCCCGGTTTCATCGAGACGCAGATGACCGCCAAGGTGCCGCTCATGATCCGTGAGTTCGGCCGCCGCCTCTCCAGCCTCGCGCAGGGTGGCCTTCCCGTTGACGTCGCCGAGACCATCGCCTGGTTCGCCAACCCCGCGTCGTCCGCCGTCAACGGCAACGTGGTGCGCGTGTGCGGCCAGGGTTTCCTGGGGGCCTGA
- a CDS encoding MaoC/PaaZ C-terminal domain-containing protein, whose amino-acid sequence MPVKELTSTPSMTTLYPRAVLGGLRKGGGDTLPDTELVRGGVTADPARLAAYNRVCGFRLTDELPATYPHVLAFPLQMALMTEPDFPFPLLGMVHVANRITQHRPLRLGESFTLRVRAGNLRPHDKGTQFDVVSELLPGAKDAPVWTDVSTYLRRGGGSGAPSEKRPELAQPSPSAVWSVPGDIGRRYAEVSGDRNPIHLHKLTARAFGFRSAIAHGMWTKARCLAAFEGRLPGAYTVDVRFQLPVFLPAKVSFTSWHEDERTWSFELWNARRPKPHLRGTITG is encoded by the coding sequence ATGCCGGTCAAGGAGCTGACGAGCACGCCGAGCATGACCACGCTGTACCCGAGGGCGGTCCTCGGCGGGTTGCGCAAGGGCGGCGGCGACACGCTGCCCGACACCGAGTTGGTGCGTGGCGGTGTCACCGCCGACCCGGCGCGACTCGCCGCCTACAACAGGGTGTGCGGGTTCCGGCTCACCGACGAGCTGCCTGCCACCTACCCACACGTTCTCGCGTTCCCGCTCCAGATGGCGTTGATGACGGAGCCGGACTTCCCGTTTCCGCTGCTCGGCATGGTGCACGTGGCCAACCGCATCACCCAGCACCGCCCGTTGCGCCTCGGCGAGTCGTTCACCCTGCGGGTCAGGGCGGGGAACCTGCGGCCGCACGACAAGGGCACGCAGTTCGACGTGGTGAGCGAATTGCTGCCCGGCGCGAAGGACGCTCCGGTGTGGACGGACGTGAGCACGTACCTGCGGCGTGGAGGCGGCTCGGGTGCTCCTTCGGAGAAGAGGCCGGAACTGGCACAGCCGTCGCCCAGTGCGGTGTGGTCGGTCCCCGGTGACATCGGCCGCCGTTACGCGGAGGTTTCGGGCGACCGCAACCCCATCCACCTGCACAAGCTGACGGCGCGTGCCTTCGGGTTCCGTTCCGCGATCGCGCACGGCATGTGGACGAAGGCCCGCTGCCTCGCCGCGTTCGAGGGCAGGCTGCCCGGCGCCTACACCGTCGATGTGAGATTCCAGCTCCCGGTGTTCCTGCCTGCGAAGGTGTCGTTCACCTCGTGGCACGAGGACGAGCGGACCTGGTCGTTCGAGCTGTGGAACGCGAGAAGGCCGAAACCCCACCTGCGCGGAACGATCACCGGCTGA
- a CDS encoding TetR/AcrR family transcriptional regulator, producing MAQDVRRSPERVKRLPRAVREKQILDAAVEVFSRYGYHLASMDEISDVAGVSKPMIYSYLGAKEELFGHCVRRESGRLLDAVRDGIRLDVPPDMQLWHGLRSFYRFVAGYRESWIVLHRHALNAGGPFAEEIVALRGRAIELVRGLVVSAGTERGLASQAEFSGEGMAAALVGAAESLADWWLDHPDVPDNVLASWLMNLTWLGFNDLVEGDVWRPTEQAE from the coding sequence GTGGCGCAGGACGTACGGCGCTCGCCCGAACGGGTTAAACGGCTCCCGAGGGCGGTCCGGGAGAAGCAGATCCTCGACGCCGCGGTGGAGGTTTTCTCCCGCTACGGCTACCACCTCGCGTCGATGGACGAGATCTCGGACGTCGCAGGCGTGTCCAAGCCGATGATCTACAGCTACCTCGGCGCGAAGGAAGAACTCTTCGGGCACTGTGTTCGCCGCGAATCCGGCAGACTGCTCGACGCCGTACGCGACGGCATCCGCCTCGACGTGCCACCCGACATGCAGCTGTGGCACGGCCTTCGCTCGTTCTACCGGTTCGTGGCAGGCTACCGCGAGTCGTGGATCGTGCTGCATCGCCACGCCCTCAACGCGGGCGGCCCGTTCGCCGAGGAGATCGTCGCGCTGCGCGGTCGCGCGATCGAGCTGGTGAGGGGCCTCGTCGTGTCGGCGGGAACGGAGAGGGGGCTCGCCTCGCAGGCCGAGTTCTCCGGCGAAGGCATGGCCGCCGCGCTGGTCGGGGCGGCCGAATCGCTGGCCGACTGGTGGCTCGATCACCCCGACGTGCCCGACAACGTGCTCGCGTCGTGGCTGATGAACCTCACCTGGCTCGGGTTCAACGACCTCGTCGAGGGTGACGTGTGGCGCCCCACCGAACAGGCCGAGTGA
- a CDS encoding FxsA family protein → MAVIFLLWVIAEIAAIWAVASLVGFLSTLGLLLAGAIVGSWLARREGGKAARAVLDTARSGRSPLGEVTDGMLIGLGGLLIFVPGFVSDVAGLLLLLPPTRALVRRAWLKRLKRRGPLAPRGFGGGLHSSGRVIVVDSEVVDPSRHDRRDPPQRPVIEPE, encoded by the coding sequence ATGGCCGTCATTTTCCTGCTCTGGGTGATCGCCGAGATCGCCGCGATCTGGGCCGTCGCGTCGCTCGTCGGCTTCCTCTCGACACTCGGGCTTCTGCTCGCAGGCGCCATCGTCGGCTCCTGGCTCGCCAGGCGGGAGGGCGGCAAGGCCGCGCGGGCGGTGCTCGACACCGCACGGTCGGGCCGGTCTCCGCTGGGCGAGGTCACCGACGGCATGCTCATCGGCCTCGGCGGCCTTCTGATCTTCGTGCCAGGTTTCGTCAGCGACGTCGCCGGGCTGCTGTTGCTGTTGCCCCCCACCAGGGCGCTCGTGCGCCGCGCGTGGTTGAAGCGGTTGAAGCGGCGCGGTCCGCTAGCGCCTCGCGGGTTCGGGGGAGGTCTTCACTCGTCCGGCCGTGTGATCGTCGTGGACAGCGAGGTCGTCGATCCCTCTCGCCACGACCGGCGTGACCCTCCGCAGCGACCCGTCATCGAGCCGGAGTGA